DNA sequence from the Marinilongibacter aquaticus genome:
GATCCTCAAAAGAATGTTTACCTCAATGGCCGGAGTGGCTGGCTTGGGAATGGGTGCAAAGGCTATCGCCGCACCTGCTCCAAAATCTGAAAAAGAAGTGGGCGAGGTGACTACCTTGCAAGATGTACCGCTTTTTTCGGGGCACACCAAGTTCAACAACATGGTTTTTGTAGCGGGCAAAGGGGCTCACTTCGATGGCGATATCACGGCACATACCAATCACGTATTGGATGAGCTGGAAAAAGAGTTGATCAAAGCTGGCTCGTCAATGGAAAAAGTGCTCAAAGTGAGTGTTTTCCTTCACGACCTGAACGACTACAAAGCAATGAACGAAGCCTATAAAGGCCGTTTTGGAAGTAAACCTCCATGCCGTACTACCGTCGCTGTATACGGTGGGGTACCGGGTGATTCTTTGGTAGAGATTGATTGCATAGCCTATATCTAAGCTGCGTTTGGCATACGGATTTTCCCGAAATGGGAAAATCCGTATTCAATTCAAAACGGGTAAAATGTATGGCTTGGGCTTAATGAAAATACATTAGGCTTGCTTGAATATTGCCCTTGCTTTTCAATAGCCTTAACCGCAAACAAGCTCCAGAAAATTTTCTTTGGGAAATCCCTAATTCGAAAAATCATGAAAAATAGAATACTCCTTTTACTTAGTTTTTTCTTTATCGCCTTGCCTTTTGTACAGGCTCAACAATACAGCCTGCTCATCAAGGGCGGTCGCGTGCTCGATCCTAAAAACAATATTGATGCCGTATTGGATGTAGCCATGAAAGGCGACACCATTATGAAAGTGGCCAAAAACATTGAGGCCTCAGAAGCCGTGCAAGTGGTGAATGCCAAAGGGCTTGTTGTAACCCCAGGCTTGATTGATTTACACTCGCACAATTTTTACGGTACAGAAATGAATCGGGCCTACAGCAATGGTCCCAGTTCAATTGCTCCAGATGGTTTTACCTTTCGCACAGGAGTAACCACTGTAGTCGATGCGGGATGTGCGGGTTGGAAATCCTATGCGACTTTCAAACGGCAAACCATCGATATTTCCAGAACCCGTGTTTTGGTTTTTTTGAATATAGTAGGAGAGGGCATGCGTGGCGGACATTATGAACAAAACATTGACGACATGGATCCCGAAGCGACCGCAAAAGTAGCCAAAGAAAATGCAGACAATGTGGTGGGCATAAAATTGGCTCATTTCAATGGCTACAACTGGATGCCCCTAGATCGGGCGGTGGAAGCAGGGAAATTGGCGGGAATTCCGGTGATGGTCGACTTTGGCGGAAGCAAACCCGTGCTGCCCATTGAAGAACTTTTTATGGATCATTTGCGTCCCGGCGATATTTTTACGCATTGTTTTGCCGAATTGGATAGCCGCGAACCGATAGTAGATCCGGCAACAAAAAAAGTGAAACCTTTTGTGTACGAAGCACGCAAAAAGGGCATTGTGTTTGACGTAGGTTATGGTGGAATCAGCTTTGCATTTTCGCAGGGTATTCCTGCGGTTAAAAGCGGTTTTTATCCCAATACAATCAGTACGGATATTCATATTGGCAGCATGAACAATGCCATGAAAGACATGCTCAATGTGATGTCTAAATTTATGGCCATGGGCATGGATTTCAAAGAAGTGATCAAGGCCAGTACTTGGGCTCCTGCTCAGGCTATTCACAAAGAAGAGCTCGGCAACCTAAGTGTGGGTTCAAGAGCAGACGTGACGGTGTTGAGAATTCGCGAAGCCGACAAAAACGAGGATTTCGGTTTTTGGGATTATACAGGAAAGAAAATCAATGCCAAAGAAAAATTGGAAGCTGAAGTCACCGTACGTGCCGGAAAAGTGGTGTACGACCTCAATGGCCTTACGGAGCCGATAGTAGTTCGCAGACGCTAATTTTAATTTCACATCAAACAGAATCACATGCATATTAAGTCGGCCACCTGCTTTTTGGCCATCCTGTTATTTACCCTTCCGGGCTTTATCCGGGCACAAACTATACCGCGAGAAGAATTGATTTTTCTCACCTCTGAATGGAAAGGGGAACGTTTTGCAGATGGAAGACCCAAAGTATCCGATAACCTGATTGAGCGGGCAAAGAATATTGCCATCGAAGAGGCTTGGGTTGTTTTATTGAATGAAGGTTACCATTGCCAATTTGAGGGCGATTGGGAGATGATACACAACGATGTGCCCATAGCGGGTAGAGCATTGACTGCCCAATTCATGCCTTCTCGCCCCGATTTGGAAAAGAACATTAAAAGCCGTGGCCAAAAACAAGGGCGTATCGGAAACACGAACTCTTGGCCCATTGATCAGCTCTCCAAAGGCGATGTATACGTAGCCGACGGCATGGGCAAAATTGCGGAAGGCACGCTCATTGGCGATAATTTGGGCAATTCAATTTTCGCAAAATCAGGAAATGGTGTGGTGTTCGACGGTTCTTCACGCGATTTAGAAGGGCTTTCAAAAATTGAAGGCTTCAATGCCTTTGTAAGAGATTGGGATCCGTCTTACCTGAAAAATGTAGTGCTCACCGGTTTAAACACACCTATACGTATCGGGAAGGCCATCGTGCTACCCGGTGATCTGGTATTGGCCAAAAGAGAAGGGGTGATTTTCATTCCGGCTCATTTGGTAGAAAAAGTGGTACTGACCGCTGAGTTTATTGGCATTCGAGACAAATTTGGGATTGAAATGCTGAAAACGGGAAAATACACCCCGGGACAAATTGACAACCAATGGAGCGAAGAATTAAAAAAGGACTTTTTAAAATGGCTCGATGAAAATCCCGAGGAAATTCCCATGAAACGTGCCGAATTGGATGAATACATGAAGCACCGTACATGGTAATCGTTTTTGAACTCCAGCATATTCACTAAATCCCAAGGTACAGGTAGCTTTATGGCTGCCTGTATTTCTTTTTTTAACCTTGGCTCTCTTCCACGAGCTCGGGTACTTTTGTTGTGTTTTGTTTTCGGAACACGCGGTAAAAAACAGTCGCGATAACAATGGAAATAAGCCCTTGAATGGCTACCGCAAAGGCACTGCCAATTTGATGCGAAACAGCACCGAGCAGCAAGCTGCCTAAGGGGAGCATACCAAACAAAGCCATGGCGTACAGGCTGATCATTCGCCCTCGCATGGCGGGGTCAGAGCGTGTTTGAATGATTGTCAAACAAATTGTAGATTGGGTTAAACCCGTGAATCCGCAAACCACGGCAATCAAAAGGGCAACCGGCAAGAGTTGAGAAAATGCAAAGGCAATGAGACTCAAGCCCAGAATTACGGCATTGATCAGTAAAATCTTGATCTGCCGACGATCATCTTTCACAGAGGCCAAAAAAATTGTACCAATCAAAGCACCAGAACCGATACAGCTTGTAATGTAACCGTAGGTTTCGGCACCGCCGTGAAATACTTGCTTCGCAAATTCGGGCAAAAGTGTGTTGTACGGCAAGACCAGAAGGCTCAACAGTGCCATGTAAACCGTAAGTGGAGCCAATTGTTTATGGCCTTTCAAATAGTTAATTCCTGCCAAAACCTCTCTCCAATTGCCCTTTTTCTTCAATTGCATTTCTTGCGGTTTCAGTTTCAAGAATAACAAAGAGACGATCACGGCCAAGTAGCTCAAAGCATTGATCGAAAAGCAGACTCCCGCTCCCAAAGTGCTCAACACTATTCCGGACAGGGCCGGACCAAGCAATCGGGCAATGTTTACAATGGACGAATTGAGGGCCACGGCATTGGGTATATCCGCAGGATCGTCGACCATTTGATGCACCAAAGTTTGTCTTACCGGAATATCAAAAGCATTGATGACGCCCAAAATGGTGGTCAGAACCAAAATATGCCAAACCTGAGCATGACCAAGAAGGACGATTACGGCCAACACAATGGCCTGTATCATGGAAGCGATCTGTGTCATCAACACAACCTTGTGGCGATCGTATCGGTCGGCAACGATGCCGCCATAAAGCGAAAAAAGAAAAGAAGGAAATTGCGAGGCAAAAACAGTCAGACCGAGCATAAGGGGCGAGTGCGTCATCTCGTAAACCACCCAGTTTACGCCCGTGCGTTCCATCCAGGTGCCAATTCGTGAAATGGCTTGCCCAGAGATAAACAGCCTGTAGTTGGGATACTGCAAGGCTCTGAAAATGTTTTGAAAGCCCTTTCCGTTCATATGTTTTGTTTCCAATTTGTGTTTTGTATTCGCCAGACCAACCAGGGCCTTCTTATCTTATTCCTTGGCATAATTTAAATCGCGTTTAATTTTTCAAGAGCTGGAAGAGCCTTTTCGAGTAGGTCAATTTCATGCTGATTCAAACGTGTTTCGATCAGGTTTTTTAGTGTCGTGTCTTTATCTTCTCGAAAACGCTGAATCAACATTTCTCCTTTTTCAGTGAGCGAAACCAGTACTTTCCGCCGATCTTCTCGCGTATTTTTTCGCAGGATCAAATCCAGATTTTCCAGTTTTTTGAGAATTTGCGACATACTTGGTCCAGCCACTTTGGTTTTGGCCGCCAATTCAGAAGGAGCAATTGCCCCTTTTTTGAAAATGAGGCCGATGGCTTCCATCTCGGTAAGCGAAAGGGCCGTGTCGTCGGCCACATGCCTTCTCAGGCTTTTGTGCAAACCCGAAATGACGGAGCGTAATGATTCGGTAAGCATGTCGATTTTCATATATTTTGACAAATTAATTAGTTTACCTAAATAATACGCATCACTTACCGAAATCATTCCCAAAGCTTTCAGAATGCTTGAAAAAGGGAGAAATATTAAAAGAAATTATAGAATTAAGTCAATTCAATTTCTCGCTCAATCCCGATTTCTTCCAGAAAGGCTTCATCGTGCGAAACCACCATCAAAGTGCCTTTGTACGCGTTTATCGCGGCACTCAAAATTTCGATATTTTGTATATCCAAATTGTTTGTGGGTTCGTCGAACATCACGATGTCTGGCGGGGACTGGCTTATGCTGAGGCCACAGAGTAGCAAACGCATGCGTTCTCCGCCGCTTAAGGCCGCACAAGGTTTCGCCCAATCGTTTTTGGAAAACAGAAAGTTGTCCAACCTGATTTTGACCTCATGCTCCAGCAAAGCCGAATCATTGAAACGTTGTGCTTGTGTATACACGCTGACCGTATTGTCGATCAAAGAATAATCTTGATCAATAAATACCGACTTGCTTTCGGCTCGGTAAATATGGCCAAAAGAAGGGGCGATTTTGCCCAAGAGCACACGGAAAAGGCTTGTTTTACCAGTACCGTTGGCTCCTTTTATGGCTATACGTTCGCCGCTTTCGATGAAGAGGTCTAAATTTTCTTGCCAGAGTTTTCTCCCGTTCAGAATGAGATTTAATCCTTTGGCTTCGAAAATCTTCTTGCCCTGATGGAGTTGAGAATTGCCCAAAGCCAACTTCATTTTATCTATTGAGGATTGGTTGGCACGTAAATCACGCAACTCTTCCGCAATGTGGCCTACCTTTTCGGAATGCACGGTTTTCATGCGTGCACTGCTGTTTTCGGCTTTGTTTTGCAGGGTATTCATCATTATTCGGGCTACTCCTGCTTTTTCTTGCTTTTTCTTTCCTCTCGAATCGAGTTTTTGTTGCCTCTCTGCCGATTCTCTCTCTTTGACCTTGGCCTTACGCAAGGTTTTTTCTTTGCTTTGGATATCCTGATTCAATGCATTTCTTTCTATTTCACGCTGTTCAGCATAAAATGCATAATTCCCTCCATAGGTTTTTAAACCCTCTTTGCCGAGTTCGCAAACCGTATGCAAAAGATTGAGCAAAGTACGGTCGTGGCTTACCAATACGATGGTTTTTGAAGAATGCCGAATGTATTCGTATAAAATTTTTCGAGCCGAGCCATCCAAATGATTGCTTGGCTCATCCATTAAAATCAATTCGGGCTCATGAATCTGGATTCCGGCCAAAAATACCTTAACTTTTTGCCCGCCACTCAATTGACTCAATCGGTCTTCCAAGCCTACATTGTGTAAGGCCCAATGGTCCAAAGCTTCCCGGAAACGGCTTTCGATCGTCCAGTCGTCGTTAAGGCATTCTAAGTTTTCTTCGCTGACCTTGCCCTCCAAGATTTCTTTCAAGGCCTTTACTTTCTTGTCGATTTGCAAAGCCTCGGCTACCGTATACTCGTCGTATTGCCCGTAAATTTGGGGGATAAAATAAGGCGACGATTGCACCTGCACACTGCCGGAGGAAGCTTTCAACTCGCCCGCTATAATTTTGAGCAAAGTGGATTTGCCCGAGCCGTTCTGACCAATTAGGGCTACTTTATCGCGAGCACCGAGCGATAGGTCGACACCTTCAAAAAGGATATCTTTATTGGGATGTATATAGGAGATTTGTCTTAAACTAAGCATTATTTCTTTCAATTGAAGATGAAACATAGAGATAAGCCCATGCTTGTCTCATTTATTTTCGTCGAAAGAAATTGAATCTTACACTACTTAGTTTTTTGATTTTTTACACCTGCAAAGATACGTAAAACAAATCGTTTCTCTTGTTTAATTTATTCAATACCTGTACTTACTTCATTCGAATTCACGATGGACTTATTTGGCCGATAACTTTAAAGTCATACCTTCTCTTATTTCTTCACTCGCCAATTTTATAAGCTCGTCGTTTACCTTTAGACTGTCGCTGAAAACCTCGACA
Encoded proteins:
- a CDS encoding RidA family protein — encoded protein: MKTERRSILKRMFTSMAGVAGLGMGAKAIAAPAPKSEKEVGEVTTLQDVPLFSGHTKFNNMVFVAGKGAHFDGDITAHTNHVLDELEKELIKAGSSMEKVLKVSVFLHDLNDYKAMNEAYKGRFGSKPPCRTTVAVYGGVPGDSLVEIDCIAYI
- a CDS encoding amidohydrolase/deacetylase family metallohydrolase → MKNRILLLLSFFFIALPFVQAQQYSLLIKGGRVLDPKNNIDAVLDVAMKGDTIMKVAKNIEASEAVQVVNAKGLVVTPGLIDLHSHNFYGTEMNRAYSNGPSSIAPDGFTFRTGVTTVVDAGCAGWKSYATFKRQTIDISRTRVLVFLNIVGEGMRGGHYEQNIDDMDPEATAKVAKENADNVVGIKLAHFNGYNWMPLDRAVEAGKLAGIPVMVDFGGSKPVLPIEELFMDHLRPGDIFTHCFAELDSREPIVDPATKKVKPFVYEARKKGIVFDVGYGGISFAFSQGIPAVKSGFYPNTISTDIHIGSMNNAMKDMLNVMSKFMAMGMDFKEVIKASTWAPAQAIHKEELGNLSVGSRADVTVLRIREADKNEDFGFWDYTGKKINAKEKLEAEVTVRAGKVVYDLNGLTEPIVVRRR
- a CDS encoding RraA family protein; its protein translation is MHIKSATCFLAILLFTLPGFIRAQTIPREELIFLTSEWKGERFADGRPKVSDNLIERAKNIAIEEAWVVLLNEGYHCQFEGDWEMIHNDVPIAGRALTAQFMPSRPDLEKNIKSRGQKQGRIGNTNSWPIDQLSKGDVYVADGMGKIAEGTLIGDNLGNSIFAKSGNGVVFDGSSRDLEGLSKIEGFNAFVRDWDPSYLKNVVLTGLNTPIRIGKAIVLPGDLVLAKREGVIFIPAHLVEKVVLTAEFIGIRDKFGIEMLKTGKYTPGQIDNQWSEELKKDFLKWLDENPEEIPMKRAELDEYMKHRTW
- a CDS encoding MFS transporter, which encodes MNGKGFQNIFRALQYPNYRLFISGQAISRIGTWMERTGVNWVVYEMTHSPLMLGLTVFASQFPSFLFSLYGGIVADRYDRHKVVLMTQIASMIQAIVLAVIVLLGHAQVWHILVLTTILGVINAFDIPVRQTLVHQMVDDPADIPNAVALNSSIVNIARLLGPALSGIVLSTLGAGVCFSINALSYLAVIVSLLFLKLKPQEMQLKKKGNWREVLAGINYLKGHKQLAPLTVYMALLSLLVLPYNTLLPEFAKQVFHGGAETYGYITSCIGSGALIGTIFLASVKDDRRQIKILLINAVILGLSLIAFAFSQLLPVALLIAVVCGFTGLTQSTICLTIIQTRSDPAMRGRMISLYAMALFGMLPLGSLLLGAVSHQIGSAFAVAIQGLISIVIATVFYRVFRKQNTTKVPELVEESQG
- a CDS encoding MarR family winged helix-turn-helix transcriptional regulator, coding for MKIDMLTESLRSVISGLHKSLRRHVADDTALSLTEMEAIGLIFKKGAIAPSELAAKTKVAGPSMSQILKKLENLDLILRKNTREDRRKVLVSLTEKGEMLIQRFREDKDTTLKNLIETRLNQHEIDLLEKALPALEKLNAI
- a CDS encoding ABC-F family ATP-binding cassette domain-containing protein; its protein translation is MLSLRQISYIHPNKDILFEGVDLSLGARDKVALIGQNGSGKSTLLKIIAGELKASSGSVQVQSSPYFIPQIYGQYDEYTVAEALQIDKKVKALKEILEGKVSEENLECLNDDWTIESRFREALDHWALHNVGLEDRLSQLSGGQKVKVFLAGIQIHEPELILMDEPSNHLDGSARKILYEYIRHSSKTIVLVSHDRTLLNLLHTVCELGKEGLKTYGGNYAFYAEQREIERNALNQDIQSKEKTLRKAKVKERESAERQQKLDSRGKKKQEKAGVARIMMNTLQNKAENSSARMKTVHSEKVGHIAEELRDLRANQSSIDKMKLALGNSQLHQGKKIFEAKGLNLILNGRKLWQENLDLFIESGERIAIKGANGTGKTSLFRVLLGKIAPSFGHIYRAESKSVFIDQDYSLIDNTVSVYTQAQRFNDSALLEHEVKIRLDNFLFSKNDWAKPCAALSGGERMRLLLCGLSISQSPPDIVMFDEPTNNLDIQNIEILSAAINAYKGTLMVVSHDEAFLEEIGIEREIELT